A DNA window from Pogona vitticeps strain Pit_001003342236 chromosome 2, PviZW2.1, whole genome shotgun sequence contains the following coding sequences:
- the LOC110077365 gene encoding cyclin-dependent kinase 4 inhibitor B, producing the protein MLQPHSWSAHNRPSSSMDAGGEEGRAHQMANAAARGDLEPVRRLLESGTDPNAANLFGRTPIQVMMMGSPQMAELLLQGGADPNLPDPTTGSLPAHDAARAGFLDTLRALRRGGACFDLPDKWGHRPLDLAEEAGHHQVARYLREGSD; encoded by the exons ATGCTCCAGCCTCACTCCTGGAGCGCTCATAATCGCCCGTCATCGAGCATGGATGCaggtggggaggaaggcagggcgCACCAGATGGCGAACGCCGCTGCCCGCGGGGACTTGGAGCCCGTAAGAAGGCTGCTGGAGAGCGGGACGGACCCCAACGCGGCCAATCTCTTCGGCAGGACCCCGATCCAG GTGATGATGATGGGGAGCCCCCAAATGGCGGAGCTGTTGCTACAGGGAGGAGCGGATCCCAACCTACCGGACCCTACAACCGGATCGCTACCGGCTCACGACGCGGCCCGCGCGGGGTTCCTGGACACGTTGCGGGCCCTGCGCCGAGGAGGTGCCTGCTTCGATCTGCCGGACAAATGGGGCCACCGCCCGCTAGACCTGGCTGAAGAGGCTGGGCACCACCAGGTGGCTCGTTACCTCCGGGAGGGATCTGATTGA